AATTAACTCTACTCCAAGAGGAGCAACAAAATGAGACAATGATGATGACCCCACGGCTTGAGTAGATAGACAGATCTTGGTCCAGAAAACAAATCCTGAAGTGGTAAAAGGTATTCTGCTAGAACAGCCTTTATTCAAACAAAGCCACAGGTTCTATTTTACTTGCACGATGGCTGCCATATagcagacaaggaaaaaagcagtccctgacaacagaaaaagaagacaataGAGAAGACTTGATCTAGCAGATAAGCGCAAATTAGGTCACCTTAAAAACTGTCACCTGAAATAAATGGACTATCAAAAAGTTGAGAACTTACCAGttaaaaagctgctgctctcaTCAATTCATTTTCCATCCATCTTTTCCTCTACTAGGTACCatctaaatacatttaatttttaaatctgagaGGATAAAAGAAATCACTTTAGGTTTGGGGTACTCTTTGTCATATTTATTAGAGACctaaactgtttttaaatagaaaagaaacatttttttccacaacacaGCAAGGCAATAATCAGATCCCTTTGCTTCTGGCACCCCCTGAACACTTCAGGTACTTTCAAGTAACTGATTGCAGCAATCCTAAATTACTCATTTGGGATGTAAAGTTTAAGAAACAGGAATAAGGGGGTGGGGGAAGTTGACAGTCTGTGTGGTGGAAACTACTAATACCAGCTACGCTGGTGccaaatttctttaaaaagaaatgtctcagCTCCACATCCTGCAAAACAACACAATGCACTTTCTTAGTATTGTACTGCAAATATATAAAGAGATCCTTGCTATAaattacaaagtatttttactttacaCTGCAGTTTACATTTTACTTCTTGGTCATGCTTCATATTCTCAGAGTGACAATACagagaattttatttatggaCAACAATACAGAAACCATCCTACAATAGGGGAAATAACTGAAATGCTAGCACTGAGGATGAagactttttctgtatttaatttatgCCACTTTGacaaaccaaaggaaaaaaatgcccagCAATTTCAACACTCATTCATCTTTTCTGATAGCTGCTATATTATACCTACACTGGAATGAAAATTCTGAAGCACAGAGGTCTACCACAAAAAAAGTAGACTTAGCTGGGGACACAATATAACAATTGGTGctaagggaagagaaaaaaaaaaaaacaactgtctccagggaaaaaaaaaaaaaagaaaagaaaaaagaaaaaaggaaagcaaaaagcaagagGATCAAATTACACAGATTCACTGCTACCCTGGAATTGTCAGAAAAATTCAGACTCAGGTTGCCAGAACTCAAATGTTGTGTGAAATACATACTACTTTGGAATTCAAATAGGTAAAACTGAGCTTAAATAAGGAATGAAAGACATCATCCCACTTAGTACATGTACACAAAATCAAGACTATAAAAATCATTACTAGCAATACTTAAAAAGTAAGTTAATTCATGTAAACAATAGACCCATAGAATATCCTGCTTCTTACTGCTTTTCTGTCAAGTCTCCAGAAATCATCATTTTTCCGTTTTACTCTTCATATTTAATAGGTACCAAATGAACCCTGCTTTCTAGTTCACAGATTAAGAAAATGACACCTCCAGACATGTTctcaaggggggaaaaaaagtactttgGGTTCTAAGTAGCCACATTTTCTACAAGATAGGAAAAACCTGCTGGGCATTTTGTTTGAAGCTGAAAAAGTTACTTTTGTCAGATCAGAACCTCAAATCGTTATTACTAAAAAGTAATAGAGTAAATCAATTACTCTAGTACAAAACCAATTGCAATTAAAACATTGTAGATGGCACTGGTTCCATCTgatgtctgtattttaaaaagtctaattaaattttgcttttttattaaaatgtctaTTTAGATTCTGGGTTGGTTTACATTCCCTTCTCCCAGCACATAGTAAAGTAACTCCCAACCAGTTATCAAGCACTATGCTCTATTTATATGCacactatttatttaaaaataagactgTGTCAGGTTCTATCAGGGAAGCCCACTGTTCTTGCAGTCACTAAaggtgaagaaggaaaaggcaaCAGCTGATACTGTACCAGAATGGAAAGCTGCACTGCCAGTCAGCTCTGAGATGGTTCCACAATGCAACTCTGCAGTACCAAACTTTTCTCAAAACCAGCCCTTTTGACACAGGCACACGTTTGTGACCAGTAAATCCATGGTGTGTACAGATGGGAGACTCAGAAATGTGCTTTTGTCCAAATATAATCTGTAACAGTCTCTGAATCTGTTTGCATTTGTCATATATCTTTGCATATACAGGGTCCTACAGTATTTTTtgcccaaatatttttttatctttttttttttttcccagattacTGGATATGCATTCCATTAACGTCTGTTGTAGCAAAACATTTGAAtccacacattaaaaaatgtatttaatgtttatGTTTACATGAAGAACGTAGCAAGAACACAGTATACTACAGTGCTTAGAGACCGTCTTTGAATGCTTTCAGCAGCAGGTCAGCTGCCAGCCCAGGAGATAAGACACCACTAAGAACTTTTTCTTCTAGAAGTGGAATCTTATCCTTGACTGCCAAGTGACTCCGGAAATGTTCCAACATATTTTCTTGGATGAGATTCCACATCCACACTTTCTGCTGTTTCCGTCGTTTGGCAAGCAGCTCACCACTCGTGAGCACGAGGTCACGGAATTCTGTCATTTTATCCCACATATCTGAGATACCTTCTCCAGTTTTGGCAGAGATACGCATTACCTGTTGGattcagaagaatttttaaagcCGAATAATTACTGGGCTTAAGGGTTAAATTACTGAATCAAGTAGATCCAGTGAAAATTAGGAAATGTGGAAGGCAAGATTGTTTCAATACATTCAACCAATTCCGCTCAAAGGAGTTTTGTGCCAGTCACACATTTTTCCataaagaataaggaaaaaaaaaaacaactcaaaattGGGATTCTACCAACTATAAGCAAACCTTGGGATCCACAGCATTTGCCATAAATAGGGTTTGTCCAACTGCTTGTGTAACTAGTGAGAATCATTTTAAATGAGACAATTAGCTAAAATGTACAGTGTTGCTATTTTACTTAAATGTAGACTTAATTATCAATTCAGGTGGACACACTCTGATAGCTACCCTTTTGGActtaaaatattccagaaagGAGATACTGAAACTTCTTTTTGCATATGCTTTCCAGAGTAGGAATTCATTTTGCCAAAGTATTTCAGGCATCCAACTTCATCTTTAAAATGGGActgcctaaaaaaaaacaaacctctctttctctccccaaTCTAATGGGTAGAGTCCCAGTCACTGAAACAGAGACAGATTTCTGACAACCTCACTGATCTCAAAACAGGTGTTTTGGGTCACATTTGTCAGGCTGAACAAATAGGTATTCAGATGTATCAGTTACTATTAAACAGTGATGAACTAAACacacagaccactgaaaaagcaaagaaacatgtGCCACCTATATGAACATTAAACAACAAACAATCAAGTATTTAACATGGTGTAAAAAAGCTAAACAACCGaggtcaatttttttttttaataaaagagcTCAAGGAGTCTAGAACAGCTAGATGAGACAGTAACAGTCCCAACtcattcagcattttttctgggaaaacaacaaaaaacatacaaaaaaacaccaccaccaaaaatcCCATAGGGAAGTACACACACCTTTGGTCTCCAAACCTTTGAACGCTTGCGAAGCAGCTTCATAGCACTAACATATTCCGCTTGTATTCTCCGTGCAGGCACAATTAAATCACCATCAGCTTTATTTATAGCAACTAGATCTGCCATCTCAATTATACCCCGTTTGATACCCTGAACAGAACATGGAGAGAAATTATGAATATCCAGAATAATTGACACACTGATTTAATCACAGAAAGTAGGTCAGGAaagctttgttattttctggTGGCTCCTGCTGGTGGGTGGATGGGCGTGCTAGTCGCGCAGCAGTAGTACCTACCAGTGGCCTCCATCATCCCATTTATTATTCTGCTTTGACACTGAATATGGATATCAGAGTTTACACGAGAACCTATTTTATGCATAGAGACTtaagtttaaacaaaacatgATGAAGTTTACAAAACTAATTatattgatttgttttcctcaaaacCACTCCCAGTAAATCATACGTAACTAATACACTaataactaataaaaatattctctgatACTACTCAGAGATTACCAAAATCATACATCCCAGTAATTCcaagatctggaaaaaaaaatcagatcccAACCATGCAATAACTTGGTAAGACACTGAAAAGACTCAAATAGCAGCTGTATAATTTACAAAATACTACTGATATGGACTTTTTGCACAGACTAGTACTACTTGGATTTAAATTTCTCCTTCTAGTCCTAGGTAGTACttagaaagagaaacagaacaatACCTGTAATTCATCTCCACctgcaggtggcagcagcaatATAAACATATCGACCATATCAGCCACAGCAAATTCTGACTGTCCCACACCTGAAAAATTACACCCGGAGTTCACTATTTATGGCAATCTTTCACAGTCACATTAATGACAACATGAATATCAGATCATAGTATTGCACTACCTTTCTGATTTGAACGAAACCCACAAATCACAgacaagttggaagggaccttaaagcccatctagTTGAACCcccctgcagggacacctcccaccagaccaggttgctcaaagcctcatctaacctggccttgagcacctgtagggatggggcatccacagcttctctgggcaacctgtgccactgcctcaccagcaataaacaaacaacagggAACATACCATTCCAGTGTTTCTACAAAATATAAATGCCTAGAAAATCAACAGAACAGGCATGCATTTCTACCCAGTGACCGTGCAAGGTGTCTCACGCCTGATTTAGGTGTCGCAGCAGGATAACCGAAAGAAAACCCTAAGCACATACCTACTGTTTCCACAAGAACAACATCATAGCCTCCTCCTTCACAGAGCAGAATGGCTTCATTCGTGGTCCTTGTTACACCTCCTAACGTCCCTCTGGTTGGAGATGGTCTGATGTACGCGTTCATGTCTCTTGACAACTCAGTCATCCGTGTTTTATCACCCAATAGAGAACCTTAAACATTtactattaaattatttcaaatgtgCCAAACAGCTAGACTTTCCTTCCCTGTTCCCCGCCCCCAccaaaacaaatgagaaaaaagtaGATCTCTTGGAAGAAATAAGTCATAAAACAGTATTCCAATAATTGTTGTTAAAGACTTTATTCAGGACTAGGAAGTTCCTGGCTGGCTGGAAAGGCCTGACAAGTGGGCCTTACTGCTACCAAACACGAAGAGTTTGTTCTAGGTCAGAATGGATTCTGCACTTCCTGAacagttctttttttaagagctgctaattaatctttgctgtttctttccaaagagaCAAATCTTTACCTTAAAATTTTGttgatgatttttgtttgtttttaagaaaacttaGATACATTCCTGCCTTCCTATTATTCATACAAACTTTGCGTCAAATTAATTGAGATCTAGATATATAAAGCACATTCCAAAAGACAATAGATGCTCAATTCATATAACTGGTACAGTCTTAGCACCACATTTCGCTATTCTATTCATGTGTCTTGAATGTATACATGCCATAATATACTATTTCTTAACTCTAAATCATTGCAGTGcttcaatttgctttttttttttttttttaatagttacaTTGCAGCATCTCCTATAATAGCGTAGATACTGGAAAAGGGAATGATGTTCTCTGACAGCTGCCGATTAGAAAAGGATCAAAATCAAGATTCTATTATTTAAGTTACAGATATCATTAATCAAGCCTGGTCAGCCTAGAATTTCCCTAAAAGTTTGAGAGTGGCACATTACAGCCACACAATTTTGAGGAatctcaaatttaaaaaaatcagcaggCCATGCTACAAGTCAGACTAatggtcagtgcagcaggaaaCCATGACACTGATACAGCCAACAAAAAGCTAGAAATTCTTTTAGAGAATTAATGAATGTTCTATACTCTAACCTGACAGATACATTTGGATTGCAGCATCTtctaaatagttttaaattaacattatGTCCTGCCTAGTGATCAGCACTGTCACTTCTGAAATTTAAGTAGAAATTAATGTTCTTCTCCTTCATTGACATGGCATTAAGTAAGTTAATAAAGTTAGAGAGAAAACAGTGGCTATGCAAagtttcagacaaaaaaatgttaaacagcATTCGAACATCGGAGAAGAGTAAACTTGACAAAATGAGGGTTTTGATACATAATTCTCAATTTCAAAATgcatggggggaaaaatgaaaaagtgataCATCACCAGTTTTGTAATAGTTTCATAGGGCCCaaaaatttcttccatttgCCCCAAAGAGACACTCTTATATTTGACAAGGTATTAGAAACCTGACAGAAACATTAAGTCCTACTTACCACCACTTGTACTAGAAGAAGGGTCTACAGCCAACACAGACACTTTGTGTCCTCTTTCTGTAAGCATTTTCCCAAAGCATTCTATGAAAGTTGATTTCCCAGCACCAGGAGGACCAGACAACCCTAATAATCACATTaggaaaataggaagaaaaaagatcttGATAATTAAGTAAATAATATATCCTGGGAACACTTGATAGTTAAGTTGATAATTCCTATTTTACTGCAAGATCACAAAAAGTGCCACAACTGATATACCCCAGTGAGCAAATGTAATTGACCTGAAACACAACACCACGGTTCACCCTAGACGGCAGCGCTCACTACACCACCCCTCATCCTACCCATACCATTTGGTTTATCCTTATTTCCTGTCCTCCAAAGAAATTTATCTATACTAGTTTATGTTACAAAGTTTTAAATTGTAATACcctaaaactgtattttttagaTTTATACAAGAGATACTTCAGGAGTATAAGCCCTTACGTTGAGTGGTTGGTATTTCAAAAATTTGGGCAATTTACTTCCATTTCAAAGCATATAAAGAAGGATTAACTTGAAAATCTGCACTAGGTATTTCTCATTCCCATGCCCAAGGCCTTGTTCTTACTGCCTCTGTACACACAAGAAATGATAGCTGGTCATGACCAATTTTGCTTAGTCCAGCTCTTTGCAAGGGAAGAACATATTACAGTTTCCAAGAGTGCCAGGTTCAACTCTCCTCAGTCAAAAAGTAGGCTGCTTTGAAGTAACACCGTAAAACAGGAAGGTACATATTATTCCCTTCATGGATTAGTGAAAGGACTCGGAATGCACTCAACAAAACACTTATAGTTCAAGAAAAGAATGTGTCTGCTTAACTACATCCTTCCCTACTTAAGCGTAGACCATAGCTGTAAGAATCAGTTAACCTAATGTTTCAGTTCAttatacatattaaaaacaaacaaactaactaaaaCACAACAACCACTGTCCCCCAACCACTCAAGAAGTGTCAAttatatcttgattttttttcagtaacattttccAGCCCGAGCCATAACTCTTCTGGACAACAGAAGTGATAGAAATTGGTTACAAATCACAAGAAAACACTGATGAAAGACTATTGACCACAATGTTTAAAGAGTTAACAGTAATAATGAAAGGTGAACGCTGTAATTCTGTCAAAGCAACTACTGGACAGACATAAAAGGACTAACCCACTCTAAAGGCAAGTGGCTTTCCTTGATTTAACTTTTCTTGTTCCCTGTGGTAGGATAATACCTTCTGAAGGAGCACCTGGgctactttctttttcctagctTGAGTTGATTCTACAAGTGTAATGGCTTCAGCTAAACAGGCTCTGTGGCCCTGGATGAGTCCACTGTAAAGTCTGTCTATGAGTCTGTTTTCTCTGTCAGAAAGTCCCTCTGCTTGCTGGTCAGGGGCAGCTTGGTGACACAGCTCTCTCTTCAAACCCTCTGACAAACACATCCATTTTGTATGATACGGGCGCACCGGCGTGAGAGACCCAATGCACAGGAAATCTGATCTGGAAGTGCAGTGAAAGTTCTTGAAATACATTCTTTTGAAGAGATAACGATGAGGAAACCTCAGCAGTACAGAGGGGATCTTCATCTTGTTCGGAATTAAAAGCACCAGAGGTATCAGTTCACTTCTGTTTGCAGAGACCCtaaggagagagagggaaaaatttCACTTCCTTCAAAGTACTCCGAGTGCTTTTGAAGGGCACAAATGAAACGTGTACGCAGGTGCTGATATTTTGTCTAAACCCAGCCTTTTTAATGCAAAAGGTGGTTCTGTCCTCCCGttgagaaacagaataaaaagatgTTATAGAATCATCAACAGCACGGCGGCACTTTATTAGCACACACAGAATCATAACAAATGAAGATGATATTTTTATGAACAcgaagataaataaaaaatacgtTTAAATACAGGCTCCAACAACCCACAAAAACCCAGCAACAACCCGGAATCCCCCAAACCTCGgacccaaccaaccaaacctccccccccccggggggcttCACGAACTCAGCCCCACTCCTACCTCCGCGGGTGCGGGGGGCTCCAACCCGCTGCTGGGGACGGGCTCTGCCCCCGGCCACCCCTCAGCGCCGctcgctgccgccgccgctgccgctcCCGTGAACCGGGGCTCGCCTGCAGCCGCGGCCCCGCCCGGGGAAGTGACGGCCTCAGGCCGAGACGGAACCGCCGGCCGCGGCTCATGGCCGCCGTGAGGCAGCGCCGCCCTTTTCCCGCTCCGCCGCGGCCGTTGCGACCGTTGCGACCGTTGCGACCGTTAGGCGGCGTCGCGTGAGGGGCTGCGAGGCGTTAACGGGCACGGCCGCGGGGCAGCCGAcgtcctctttattttttatttctctagaCATGTTAGCACGCCTGTTGCTGCATCTGTTTGTGTTAAAACCGATGCGTTTATTTGTAATAAGCAGAAACGCACgccatctgctgctgcctgagcgAATGCAGCTATGAAAACAATACTAGAGGTGTCCACAGTCCCCTGAGAGCGGCAGTGCAACTGATGGGCTATGAAATGGCATAG
This genomic window from Aythya fuligula isolate bAytFul2 chromosome 4, bAytFul2.pri, whole genome shotgun sequence contains:
- the MMAA gene encoding methylmalonic aciduria type A protein, mitochondrial; this translates as MKIPSVLLRFPHRYLFKRMYFKNFHCTSRSDFLCIGSLTPVRPYHTKWMCLSEGLKRELCHQAAPDQQAEGLSDRENRLIDRLYSGLIQGHRACLAEAITLVESTQARKKKVAQVLLQKVLSYHREQEKLNQGKPLAFRVGLSGPPGAGKSTFIECFGKMLTERGHKVSVLAVDPSSSTSGGSLLGDKTRMTELSRDMNAYIRPSPTRGTLGGVTRTTNEAILLCEGGGYDVVLVETVGVGQSEFAVADMVDMFILLLPPAGGDELQGIKRGIIEMADLVAINKADGDLIVPARRIQAEYVSAMKLLRKRSKVWRPKVMRISAKTGEGISDMWDKMTEFRDLVLTSGELLAKRRKQQKVWMWNLIQENMLEHFRSHLAVKDKIPLLEEKVLSGVLSPGLAADLLLKAFKDGL